From a single Streptomyces sp. NBC_00377 genomic region:
- a CDS encoding glycoside hydrolase family 43 protein, protein MRVSSTPSISEKGSTVDNPVIPGFHPDPSVCRVGEDYYLACSSFEYFPGVPIFHSRDLVHWTQIGNALDRPGQLRLPLDSPSSGGIYAPTLRHHDGRFWLIVTNVSGDGNLLFTATDPAGPWSDPVRLPGVQGIDPDLAWDEDGTCWCTTAGVGQIRIDPRTGETFGPSRRLWSGAAGAKAPEAPHLYRIGDYWYLLIAEGGTERCHGVSIARGRTPDGPFEPCPANPILTHRGTDHPIQNTGHADLVQAPDDSWWMVLLGVRPGGGTPGWHVLGRETFLVPVEWADGWPVVGELSVSMPAPGWPLRPRPAVPVRDDFDLSEPAPHWVSLRHRPPEACTTKERAGWLTLRARGGSLDETDVTFLGRRQQHLSCRVRALADVGDGRGGLAVRLDEQHHYDIEVSSGEVRVRARIGPSNTVVATRPAPSGPVVLRVEVAAVSALNDARTGPDTVTFGIEEPDGTLVELASLDGKYLSTEVAGGFTGRVIGMFAGAGSVHFDWFDYEPAAH, encoded by the coding sequence ATCAGGGTGTCGAGTACGCCGAGCATCTCCGAGAAGGGCAGCACCGTCGACAATCCGGTGATCCCCGGCTTCCATCCCGACCCGTCCGTCTGCCGGGTGGGCGAGGACTACTACCTCGCCTGCTCCAGCTTCGAGTACTTCCCCGGGGTGCCGATCTTCCACAGCCGGGACCTGGTCCACTGGACCCAGATCGGGAACGCGCTCGACCGGCCGGGCCAGTTGCGCCTGCCGCTGGACTCGCCGTCCTCGGGCGGCATCTACGCGCCCACACTGCGCCACCACGACGGCCGCTTCTGGCTGATCGTCACCAACGTGAGCGGGGACGGCAACCTGCTGTTCACGGCCACCGACCCGGCCGGTCCCTGGTCCGATCCCGTCCGCCTGCCCGGAGTGCAGGGCATCGACCCGGACCTCGCCTGGGACGAGGACGGCACCTGCTGGTGCACCACCGCCGGAGTCGGCCAGATCCGCATCGATCCCCGCACCGGGGAGACGTTCGGTCCGTCACGCCGGCTCTGGTCCGGCGCCGCCGGGGCCAAGGCCCCGGAAGCCCCCCACCTCTACCGGATCGGCGACTACTGGTACCTGCTCATCGCCGAGGGCGGCACCGAGCGCTGCCACGGCGTCTCGATCGCCCGCGGCCGCACGCCCGACGGTCCGTTCGAGCCGTGCCCGGCCAACCCGATCCTGACCCACCGGGGCACCGACCACCCCATCCAGAACACCGGCCACGCGGATCTGGTGCAGGCGCCCGACGACTCGTGGTGGATGGTGCTGCTCGGTGTGCGGCCGGGCGGCGGCACACCGGGGTGGCACGTACTGGGCAGGGAGACCTTCCTCGTCCCGGTCGAATGGGCCGACGGCTGGCCGGTCGTCGGCGAACTGTCGGTCTCGATGCCTGCGCCCGGCTGGCCGCTGCGACCGCGGCCCGCGGTGCCGGTCCGGGACGACTTCGACCTGAGCGAGCCGGCCCCGCACTGGGTCTCGTTGCGGCACCGGCCGCCGGAGGCGTGCACCACGAAGGAGAGGGCCGGCTGGCTGACCCTGCGGGCCCGCGGCGGATCGCTCGACGAGACCGACGTCACGTTCCTCGGCCGGCGGCAGCAGCACCTGTCGTGCCGGGTGCGGGCCCTGGCCGACGTCGGCGACGGTCGCGGCGGGCTGGCCGTCCGCCTCGACGAGCAGCACCACTACGACATCGAGGTCTCGTCCGGCGAGGTGCGGGTGCGGGCCCGGATCGGCCCTTCGAACACGGTCGTCGCCACCCGGCCGGCGCCCTCCGGGCCTGTCGTCCTGCGGGTCGAGGTGGCCGCCGTGTCCGCGCTGAACGACGCACGCACCGGCCCGGACACCGTCACGTTCGGGATCGAGGAGCCGGACGGCACGCTCGTCGAGCTGGCCTCGCTGGACGGGAAGTACCTCTCCACGGAGGTCGCCGGCGGCTTCACCGGCCGGGTGATCGGCATGTTCGCCGGCGCCGGGTCCGTCCACTTCGACTGGTTCGACTACGAGCCGGCCGCACACTGA
- a CDS encoding LacI family DNA-binding transcriptional regulator, whose amino-acid sequence MADNAADGPVDPAGGDDGRGDTSRPVTIAFIAESAGVSVPTVSKVINGKSGVSADTRARVEALVNEYGYRKPSGANRNNVVELVFRELEHMWAIEIIRGVERVARRHRVGLMVSEFGLHDTAEPSWDDTVARRPNCVLSVAQLSEAEREQLKAKGIPFVVFDPATELPDDVPFVGATNWSGGRAATRHLTELGHRRIAMIAGPQDQLYCLARLDGYRSAMQAAGLTVEPELVVHAPLTREDGCTAARLLLALPEPPTAVFAANDLQALGVYQAAREAGLRIPDDLSVVGFDDLPVVAWVDPPLTTVHQPLTEMAAAATELALTLGRGEAAPQVGLEIATTLTVRSSTAPPRG is encoded by the coding sequence TTGGCGGACAACGCAGCGGACGGGCCGGTGGATCCGGCGGGCGGGGACGACGGCCGGGGCGACACGTCCCGCCCGGTGACCATCGCCTTCATCGCCGAGTCGGCGGGCGTCTCGGTCCCGACCGTGTCCAAGGTGATCAACGGAAAGTCGGGCGTCTCCGCGGACACCCGTGCCCGCGTCGAGGCACTGGTCAACGAGTACGGATACCGCAAACCGTCGGGGGCCAACCGGAACAACGTCGTGGAGCTCGTGTTCCGCGAGCTCGAGCACATGTGGGCGATCGAGATCATCCGGGGCGTCGAGCGGGTGGCACGCCGCCACCGCGTCGGCCTCATGGTCTCCGAGTTCGGGCTGCACGACACCGCCGAGCCCTCCTGGGACGACACCGTCGCCAGGCGTCCCAACTGCGTCCTGTCGGTGGCCCAGCTCTCCGAGGCCGAGCGTGAGCAACTCAAGGCGAAGGGGATCCCGTTCGTCGTCTTCGACCCCGCCACGGAACTGCCCGACGACGTCCCGTTCGTGGGCGCCACCAACTGGTCCGGAGGCCGGGCCGCCACCCGTCACCTCACCGAGCTGGGGCACCGCCGGATCGCCATGATCGCCGGCCCTCAGGACCAGCTGTACTGCCTCGCCCGGCTGGACGGCTACCGCTCGGCCATGCAGGCCGCCGGTCTGACGGTCGAACCGGAACTCGTCGTGCACGCGCCCCTCACCCGTGAGGACGGCTGCACGGCGGCCCGCCTCCTGCTCGCCCTGCCCGAGCCCCCCACGGCCGTCTTCGCCGCCAACGACCTCCAGGCGCTGGGCGTGTACCAGGCCGCGCGCGAGGCGGGGCTGCGGATCCCGGACGATCTGAGCGTCGTGGGCTTCGACGATCTGCCGGTGGTGGCCTGGGTCGATCCGCCGCTGACCACGGTCCACCAGCCCCTGACCGAGATGGCCGCGGCCGCGACCGAGCTGGCACTGACGCTCGGGCGGGGTGAAGCGGCGCCCCAGGTCGGGCTGGAGATCGCGACGACTCTCACGGTCCGATCGAGCACGGCCCCGCCCAGGGGCTGA